The Halomicrobium zhouii region GAGGTTCCCCGCCATCCCGATCGTCACCGGCACCAGCACGAGCAGCGAGGGGTACCGCAGCAGGGTGTCCTCGAAGGTGTCGAGGACGAGACCGCTGCCCAGTTCGACCGCCGTCAGGACCGCCAGTATCGGGAGCATCGTTCGCATGATACCCCGGACCGTCCACTCCTGGCGCGCCCCGGCCATCTTACCCGCCCCCCGCGGCGAGGACGACTCTGGCCGCGAACAGCATCGTCGCGACGCCGACGACGTCGCCCGTCGTCGTGACGACCGGGCCGGCCAGCGTATCGGGGTTGAGCCCGCGCCGGTAGCCCAGGAAGACGACGGAGATGACGGCGGTCGCCAGGAGGACGCCCGAGACGAGCCCCGCGAGCACGGCGATGGCCACGAGCGTCGCGAGGCCCGCGACGTCCCGACCCAGCGCGACCAGCAGCGCGAACGCGAGCGTCGCGGCGAAGGCGCTGACGAGCACGCCGTTGGCCATCGACGCCGCGACGGCGCGGTTGAGCCGGTCGTCGCCCAGCGTGAACTCGGGTTCGACGAGCCCCTGGTGGAGCGCCGACCCGAGGCGCGCACCGAGCGAGCCGTAGACGTTCCCCCTGGTCGCCAGGAGGGCGGGGACGAGGACGATGAGGCCGGTGACCTGCTTCAGTTCCGCCTCCATCCCGCCCAGCACCGCGCCCGCGAACAGGCCGCCGACCGCGCTGGGGAGGAGCACGGGCAGCGTCTCCCGGTAGGCCTCCACGGCGACCTCACGGACGGTCATACCGGAGACTCTGCGGCCAGTTTCAAAAAACGACCGTCACGCGGCAGGAGGCGGCGCGTAGCCGCTCAGTCGCCGAACGGATTGCCGCCGCCACCCATGCCGCCCATCCCGCCGCCACCGCCGCCACCGCCCTGCATCTGTTGCATCATGCGCTCCATGTCCCCGTCGCCCATGCCCTGGAACTGCTTGAGCATCTGCTCCATCTGCTTGTGCTGCTGGAGCAGTTCGCGGATGCGCTCCTCGGGCTTGCCCGACCCCTTCGCGATCCGTTCGGTTCGGCTCTGGCCGACGACGCGCGGATTTTCGAGTTCCTCCTCGGTCATCGAGTCCATGACCACCTCGAAGTCACGCATCCGTTCCTGGGTGACGTCCATGGCGTCGTCGGGCAACTGGTCCATCAGCCCGCCGCCGAGGCCCGGGATCATGTCCATCACCTGGTCGAGGGGGCCCATCTTGTTCATCGTCTCCATCTGCTTGCGCATGTCCTTGAGGGTGAACTGGCCCTCCAGCATGTCCTCGGGGTCCCAGTCCTCGTCCTCGGCGCCGGTCTCCTCCATCGCGCGCTCGACGCGCTCGGTGAGTTGCTTGAGGTCGCCCATGCCGAGCAGGCGCGAGATAAAGCCCGAGGGCTCGAAGCGCTCGATGTCCTTGACCGTCTCGCCGGCCCCGAGGAAGGCGATGGTCGAGTCCGTCTCGTTGACGGCGGCCAGTGCGCCCCCACCTTTCGCCGTCCCGTCGAGTTTGGTGATGACGACGCCGTCGACGCCCTCCGCGATGGCCTCGTCGAACTTCTGGGCCTGGTCCTTGGCTCCCTGGCCGATGGCGGCGTCGAGCACGAGCAGCGAGTGGTCCGGTTCGACCGTCCGGTCGATCTGTTCCAGCTCCTCGATCAGGTCGTCCTCCAGGGCGTGGCGACCGGCGGTGTCGACGATCTGGACGTCGGCGTCCGCGGTCGCTTCGAGTCCGTCGCGAGCGATCTGGACGGGGTCGTCCGAGTCGGGCTCGCCGTAGAACTCCACCTCGGCGCGCTCGGCCATCTGCTTGGCCTGGTCGTAGGCGCCCGGGCGGAAGGTGTCGGTCTGGATGACTGCGGGTCGGAGCCCCTTCTTGGAGAACCACCACGCCATCTTCGCCGCGGTGGTCGTCTTCCCCGACCCCTGGAGGCCGGCGAGCATGATCGTCTGCTCTTCGAGGGGCAGTTCGGTGGACTCGCCGACCAGGTCGACGAGTTCCTCGTAGACGATGCGTAGGACCCAGTCCCGCGGCGAGGTGCCCCCCGGCGGCTCCTCCTCCAGCGCGCGCGTCTTGATGTTGTCCGACAGCTCCTGGACGAGCGAGACGTCGACGTCGGCCTGCAGGAGCGAGCGCTGGATCTCCTTGACGATGTCCTGGATGTCCTCCTCGGAGATGCGGGACTTCCCGCGGAGGTTGTCGAGGGTCCCCCGCAGCGAACTCCCCAGATCGTCGAGTACCATTGTTGTCGCGTGGTACGCTGTGGCGGCGGTAAAGCCTTTTTGTCGGCCGGAGCCGTTCCGATCCGGTTCCCACAGGGTCGGTATCCCGCTGCAGTCCACGACCCCGTCGTCGAGACGGGCGACCGACCACTCTCGGTCCTGAAGCCTAAAACACATATAACTGGCTACCATACTTGAATCAAGATGATCGACGAGCTGAAACAACCGGAGTACACCGGTGAGAATCGCTGCCTGCCGTGCACGGGCGTCAACCTCCTCATCGCCGTCGTCGCCGCGGCGGTGGCCGGCCGCCGCTCGCGGAAAGCGGGTGCCGGCGTCTTCGTCGCCTCGGTGGTCCTGATCTACCTCCGCGGCTACCTCGTCCCCGGGACGCCCGCACTCACGAAGCGGTACCTCCCCGACGACGTCCTCCGGCTGTTCGGGAAGGAACCGGCCAGGCCCGTCCAGAGCGGACTCGGCGCCGGCCTCGACAGCGACGGTCCCTCGTCGAACGGCGTCGGCGATGGACGCGCCGACGACGGCCACAGCGCGACCGACGACGGCGACGGTACCAGCACCGTCGAGTCCGCGACGAACGGCGGCGTGGTCGAGGCCGCACGCGACGAGGCGGGCGCCCTGGACCCGGAGATCGTCCTGTCGAACGCCGGGGCGCTCGAAGCGTGCGATGACGGCGAGGACCTGTGCCTGACCGAGGAGTTCAAGCAGTCATGGGACGACGCGATGGCGGATTTCGACGGCGAGGAGTCCACGGACCTTGCCGAGCGGCTGGTGGCCCAGTTCGACCTCGACGTCGAGGACTGCGAGATCGAGGCGTTCGACGACGGCCGCGTGCTGACGGACGGCGACGGCCGCATCGGGCAGTGGCCCTCCGAGGCGGCGATGATCGCCGACGCCGCGGGAGCCGCGGTGCTCCGGAGCCGGCTGTCGGACTGGGAGGCCCTCTCGACCCGCGAGAAGGGAAGCTTGCTGAACGGCCTCCGGCTCTTCCTCGAGGAGTGTCCCACCGGCGAGGGCGGCATCGAGTTCGGCCAGGAGACCGTGGAGTCCTGCTGTAGCTCCTACGAGGTCGTCGCCGTCACCTGCGAGGAGACCGGGGACCGCCTCTTCGAGGAGCCGATCCACGAGTAAGCTGTTTTCCCGTCGCAGGCCGGAGGAGTGGGTATTACGGTCGTCCCGCGACCACACCCACCGTGCCCTACCACCACGTCGACCCCGACGACCTCGACTCCCCCGCGGACTACCCCTGCGACCGGCGCTCGATTTCCGACGCCGCCGGCCTGAACCTGCTCCACCTCGCGCGGTACGCCATCGAACCCGGCGAGCAGTTACCCCGGACTTACCACTACCACGAACAGCGCGAGGAGGCCTTCTACGTGCTCGCTGGCACCCTCCACGTCGAGACGCCGGAGAGAGAGTTCGTCGTCGAGGCCGACGAGGTCTTCGTCGCCGAACCCGGCAGTCCCCACCGGGCGTTCAACCCCGTCGAAGCAGACGGAGAGGCGGTCGTGCTCGGGACCGGGTCGCCGCGGACGGACCCGGCACTTGAATACGACGGCGAAGACGGCTGAGCGTCGACACGGGTGACCGGCGACCCGTGACTCACTCCGGGGGGCGACTCACTCCGCGAGGGTGACTCACTCCGCGGGGAACCGCTCGTCGAGGAAGTCGGCGAGTTCGTGGAAGACGCGGATCTTGTAGCCGACGTCGGTCGAGGCGTGTCCCTCGTCGCCGAGTTCGTGGTACTCGAACTCCTCGCCCTCGGTCCACCCGCGGCGTTCCACCAGCGCATCGCGGAACAGGCGGGCCTGGGAGATCGGACAGCGGGGGTCGTTGACGCCGTGGAGCATCAGGAGGGGCGCTTCGATCGCTTCGACGTGCGTGATGGGACTGCGCTCGCGCCAGAGGTCGGCGTTTTCCTCCGGATCGCCCATCTGCTCGCGCAGGTTCGTCTTGAAGTGCGCCATCGACTCCTCGAACAGCGCCGGGAGGTCGGTGATGCCGACGGAGGCGATGCCGGCGTCCCAGAGGTCGGGGTACCGGACCAGTTGCCAGTACGCCGAGTAGCCGCCGAAGGACCCGCCGAAGACGGCCAGGTTGTCCCCGTCGACCCACTCCTTCTCGGCGATCCAGCGCGCGCCGGCGGCGACGTCCGCCTGTTCCTGCCCGCCCCAGTCCCCGTGGATGGCGTTCTTGAACTCCCGGCCGCGCCCGGTCGAGCCCCGGAAGTTCGGCCACAGCACCGAGTAGCCGCGGTCGACCAGGAACTGCGTGCGCTCGTCGAACCCCTTCTTGACGTCGTACCGGGGGCCGCCGTGGACGGCGACGACGACCGGCGACGGGCGCGCGCCGCTGTCGTAGAGCACGGCCCCGACGTCGGTGCCGTCGGTCGACTCGTAGGTGACGTACTCGGCGTCGGCGAACGCGGCCGGGTCGACGTCGCCGTACTCGGGTTCCCTGAGGACGGTCGCCTCGTCGGCCGCCGGGTCGTAGCGGTAGTACGTGTCCCGCGTCGTCGGGGCGTTCTGCCCGGTGAGGACGCTCCCGTCGGGGAAGACGCCGGCGCGGCGACCGCCCTCCGACCAGGCGACGCCGTCGGTGAACGGCGTCGCGAGTTCGGCGCCGTCGCGGTCGTAGACGACGAGTCGCTGGGTCCCCTCGGTCGTCCGTTCTGCGAAGACGTACCCGTCGGGGTGGACGAAGTGACCCGTCTCGTCGGCCGCGGCGTCGCCCAGCCAGGTCACCTCGTCGGTCGCGAGGTCGTACAGGCCACACCGCTGGAAGTTCGTCTCGTTGTCGGTGAGGAGGAGCGCGTCGCCGTCGGGCGTCCAGTCGCTCACCCACGTCTCTCGACCTTCGCTACTCACGTCGAGGCGGCGGGGTTCGAAGCCGTCGGCGGTGTCGCCGTCGGTGGAACCGCCCCCGCCGGCGGCCCTGTTCCCGCCAGCGGCCCTGTCCCCGACTGTCGGCGCCAGGCTGGCGACGTAGGCGTCGCGGTTCTCCAGGTCGTCGCGTTCGTTCGTCACGTACGCGACGTGGTTGCCGTCGGGGGAGAACTGCCCGCCGTACACCGGCCGGTCGTATCGGGTCAGTTGCGTCGACTCGCCGGCGTCGTGGTCGTAGAGATAGAGGTTCATCTGATCGCCGGCGTCCGTCGTGTAGAGCAACCGACGGCCGTCGCTGGCGACGTCGACGAGGAACGTCTGGCCGTCGTTCTCGACGACCGGCCGGGCCTCGCCGTCGTCGACGTCGAATGCGTAGACGTCGTTCTGCTCGTCGCCGCCCTGGTCCCGGTGGAAGTACACCGACTCGCCGTCGGCCGACCACTGGATGGGGAACTTGGCGTCCCGCGGGACGTTGCCGTCGCTGACCTGGGTCAGATCGCCCGTCTCCGGGTCGATCAGGCAGAGTTCGTTGCGACCGCTGCCGTCGTAGAAGCAGGCGACCCGGTCGCCGTCGGGCGAGACGCGCAGGTGGTGGAGGCTGGGGAGGCTCGCCAGTTCCTCCAGTGGGATGGTATCGGACATCGCCCGGGAAGTTCTCGACCAGTTTACAAGTAGTTTCCGGATACCTAGCGTACAGCACTCCAGGCGCACGATTCGGGAAGTGAGAGAGCGGGA contains the following coding sequences:
- a CDS encoding cupin domain-containing protein, which produces MPYHHVDPDDLDSPADYPCDRRSISDAAGLNLLHLARYAIEPGEQLPRTYHYHEQREEAFYVLAGTLHVETPEREFVVEADEVFVAEPGSPHRAFNPVEADGEAVVLGTGSPRTDPALEYDGEDG
- a CDS encoding S9 family peptidase; protein product: MSDTIPLEELASLPSLHHLRVSPDGDRVACFYDGSGRNELCLIDPETGDLTQVSDGNVPRDAKFPIQWSADGESVYFHRDQGGDEQNDVYAFDVDDGEARPVVENDGQTFLVDVASDGRRLLYTTDAGDQMNLYLYDHDAGESTQLTRYDRPVYGGQFSPDGNHVAYVTNERDDLENRDAYVASLAPTVGDRAAGGNRAAGGGGSTDGDTADGFEPRRLDVSSEGRETWVSDWTPDGDALLLTDNETNFQRCGLYDLATDEVTWLGDAAADETGHFVHPDGYVFAERTTEGTQRLVVYDRDGAELATPFTDGVAWSEGGRRAGVFPDGSVLTGQNAPTTRDTYYRYDPAADEATVLREPEYGDVDPAAFADAEYVTYESTDGTDVGAVLYDSGARPSPVVVAVHGGPRYDVKKGFDERTQFLVDRGYSVLWPNFRGSTGRGREFKNAIHGDWGGQEQADVAAGARWIAEKEWVDGDNLAVFGGSFGGYSAYWQLVRYPDLWDAGIASVGITDLPALFEESMAHFKTNLREQMGDPEENADLWRERSPITHVEAIEAPLLMLHGVNDPRCPISQARLFRDALVERRGWTEGEEFEYHELGDEGHASTDVGYKIRVFHELADFLDERFPAE
- a CDS encoding magnesium transporter, whose translation is MTVREVAVEAYRETLPVLLPSAVGGLFAGAVLGGMEAELKQVTGLIVLVPALLATRGNVYGSLGARLGSALHQGLVEPEFTLGDDRLNRAVAASMANGVLVSAFAATLAFALLVALGRDVAGLATLVAIAVLAGLVSGVLLATAVISVVFLGYRRGLNPDTLAGPVVTTTGDVVGVATMLFAARVVLAAGGG
- a CDS encoding signal recognition particle protein Srp54, translated to MVLDDLGSSLRGTLDNLRGKSRISEEDIQDIVKEIQRSLLQADVDVSLVQELSDNIKTRALEEEPPGGTSPRDWVLRIVYEELVDLVGESTELPLEEQTIMLAGLQGSGKTTTAAKMAWWFSKKGLRPAVIQTDTFRPGAYDQAKQMAERAEVEFYGEPDSDDPVQIARDGLEATADADVQIVDTAGRHALEDDLIEELEQIDRTVEPDHSLLVLDAAIGQGAKDQAQKFDEAIAEGVDGVVITKLDGTAKGGGALAAVNETDSTIAFLGAGETVKDIERFEPSGFISRLLGMGDLKQLTERVERAMEETGAEDEDWDPEDMLEGQFTLKDMRKQMETMNKMGPLDQVMDMIPGLGGGLMDQLPDDAMDVTQERMRDFEVVMDSMTEEELENPRVVGQSRTERIAKGSGKPEERIRELLQQHKQMEQMLKQFQGMGDGDMERMMQQMQGGGGGGGGMGGMGGGGNPFGD